A genome region from Microcella alkaliphila includes the following:
- a CDS encoding Nif3-like dinuclear metal center hexameric protein: MPVTLRDVCAVLERRFPLDGAEEWDAPGLVVGDPEEPVTSIHLAVDAVAATIDEAVALGAQLLLVHHPLLLRGVTSVAESTAKGALIARLIRSGCALYAAHTNADVVETGTSARLAGAIGLVDAVPIVPGAPGRGLGRVGELDPPLTLGALAQRVADVLPPTVGGVRFAGDPERSVSRVAVCGGAGDSLLSDPAVRAADVYITSDLRHHPASEALETAAVAGGPALIDTAHWASESLWLDAVADELRADFPHVTVTVSRLSTDPWTGVVHRAAPSPSDHP; this comes from the coding sequence ATGCCCGTGACTCTCCGCGATGTGTGCGCCGTCCTCGAGCGGCGCTTCCCGCTCGACGGTGCCGAAGAGTGGGACGCGCCCGGGCTTGTCGTCGGCGATCCTGAGGAGCCGGTCACGAGCATCCACCTCGCCGTCGACGCGGTCGCCGCGACGATCGACGAGGCGGTCGCGCTCGGGGCGCAGCTGCTTCTCGTCCACCACCCGCTGCTCTTGCGCGGCGTGACGTCCGTCGCGGAATCGACGGCCAAAGGCGCGCTGATCGCACGCCTCATCCGATCAGGATGCGCGTTGTACGCCGCCCACACGAACGCTGACGTTGTCGAGACGGGCACGAGCGCGCGGCTCGCCGGCGCGATCGGCCTGGTCGATGCCGTTCCGATCGTGCCGGGGGCGCCCGGACGCGGTCTTGGCCGCGTTGGCGAGCTCGACCCGCCGCTCACGCTTGGCGCGCTTGCGCAGCGAGTCGCCGACGTGCTGCCGCCCACCGTCGGGGGAGTTCGCTTCGCTGGCGACCCCGAGCGCTCGGTGTCACGCGTCGCAGTGTGTGGCGGGGCGGGCGACTCGCTGCTTTCTGACCCGGCCGTGCGCGCCGCCGACGTGTACATCACCTCCGACCTGCGCCACCATCCCGCGAGCGAGGCGCTCGAGACGGCCGCGGTCGCCGGCGGACCAGCACTCATCGACACCGCTCACTGGGCGAGCGAGTCGCTCTGGCTCGACGCGGTCGCCGACGAGCTCCGCGCCGACTTTCCCCACGTGACGGTCACCGTCAGCCGCCTGTCCACCGACCCGTGGACGGGCGTCGTCCACCGTGCGGCACCGTCCCCGTCTGACCACCCCTAA
- a CDS encoding cytosine permease: MVDSPASAPDDADSVTPPGPRRSTYTPPQAQSPDDDPIADAIAAEYRAWVPVKRQPEPPAPAASAPNTPVTPPENPLAGLSAPEAAPPSPSIPPPPPRASLTDADLVAVLDPDLAGGNTGALINLFQEQLTLREQELRQLDAWEEQVRRLGVDSADEIVASVRSAYTGVIDVVPPAAHAQNPSASSPPEAADPVPAPTVAPPLAPAPSDVQSADSAPTAPGQVVPPVVDPATLTAGELSSVLADAPPPNMAQRTVATPPEELAELDESTPPPLVEPDIADSPSDPLAQTSNWDALLAAATEGTPATPDPPALSPFTLTPTSPSAPAETSAFAEESRPDRQADSAPPSPEAAPETPPSAPAPVPAAAPAAALAPATPQLRPAGTPPATAHPPLPTTADTPARGHRAFALEQSALEPTPAALRAGRAVRLFWLWFAVNASVVTVALGALLIADGASLRQAVLAALGGVALSSFLLGVITRTGRWSGQPTIVVARATFGTVGNAIPAAVAVLVRVLWATALLYLLGIGVAEVLVEAQLDGGLGRPTMTVIVAAVGFLIAAAAALVGFGLIARLGAIIAPLAGILVVGLIVLTAPLVDLGNALSIPDGSWALLVGGSVLILSAIGLAWVSSGGDLVRYQAPGASGTAAALWTSLGVAVPAFLLIGWGAVLSASNPLVLEGLVANPVDTLARLLPLWYPVPLALAVALSLIAGAAFSLYSGGFAVLTLGAPAPRWLGVLIAAVVAAAALVALILAGGGVAGLLRDALVVLAVPVAAWAGIVGTETLLRRRRVYAPSLLQPGGVYPAVRWVPLAGFAVTAALGLGFVTASTSWLAWTGYLWPLVPLPTDSAWVNSDAGVILALLLGALVAAISLPGLRRLHDAEASATA; encoded by the coding sequence ATGGTCGACAGTCCCGCGTCCGCCCCCGACGACGCTGACTCCGTGACGCCACCGGGCCCGCGTCGTTCGACCTACACGCCTCCGCAGGCGCAGAGCCCTGACGATGACCCGATTGCCGATGCGATCGCTGCGGAGTATCGCGCCTGGGTGCCGGTGAAGCGTCAGCCCGAGCCGCCCGCTCCGGCGGCCTCCGCGCCGAACACACCCGTCACCCCTCCCGAGAACCCGCTGGCAGGGTTGAGCGCACCCGAGGCAGCTCCGCCCAGCCCATCGATCCCGCCGCCGCCGCCGCGCGCCTCCCTCACTGACGCCGACCTCGTCGCCGTGCTTGACCCCGATCTCGCCGGGGGCAACACGGGTGCGCTCATCAACCTGTTCCAGGAGCAGCTCACCCTGCGCGAGCAGGAGCTGCGGCAACTCGACGCGTGGGAGGAGCAGGTACGCCGCCTCGGCGTCGACAGCGCCGACGAGATTGTCGCCTCGGTGCGCTCGGCGTACACCGGCGTGATCGACGTCGTGCCGCCGGCCGCGCACGCACAGAATCCGTCCGCTTCCTCGCCGCCGGAGGCTGCGGACCCCGTACCTGCACCCACAGTCGCGCCGCCGCTCGCGCCCGCGCCCAGCGACGTACAGTCGGCAGACAGCGCGCCGACGGCTCCCGGTCAAGTTGTTCCTCCCGTCGTGGACCCCGCGACGTTGACGGCGGGCGAGCTGTCGTCGGTCCTTGCGGATGCACCCCCGCCCAACATGGCCCAGCGCACGGTAGCGACCCCGCCGGAGGAACTCGCCGAACTCGACGAGTCCACTCCGCCACCGCTCGTGGAACCCGACATCGCCGACTCCCCGAGCGACCCCCTCGCACAGACATCGAACTGGGATGCTCTGCTCGCGGCGGCGACGGAGGGAACGCCGGCGACCCCCGACCCGCCCGCGCTCTCGCCGTTCACACTCACACCGACGTCGCCCTCCGCCCCGGCGGAAACGTCCGCGTTCGCCGAGGAGTCACGGCCCGACAGGCAGGCCGACAGTGCGCCGCCCAGCCCCGAAGCTGCCCCCGAGACGCCGCCATCCGCACCGGCTCCCGTTCCTGCAGCCGCCCCGGCAGCTGCACTCGCTCCCGCGACGCCTCAGCTGCGGCCCGCCGGGACACCACCCGCAACCGCCCATCCGCCCCTCCCGACCACCGCCGACACGCCCGCTCGTGGCCACCGCGCCTTCGCGCTCGAGCAGAGCGCGCTCGAGCCGACCCCGGCGGCGCTGCGGGCCGGCCGCGCCGTACGGCTCTTCTGGCTCTGGTTCGCGGTCAACGCCTCGGTCGTGACGGTGGCCCTCGGGGCGCTCCTCATCGCCGACGGCGCGAGCTTGCGCCAGGCGGTGCTCGCCGCCCTCGGCGGTGTCGCACTGTCGTCGTTCCTGCTCGGAGTCATCACCCGCACGGGGCGGTGGAGCGGGCAGCCGACGATCGTCGTCGCGCGCGCCACATTCGGTACCGTCGGCAACGCGATTCCTGCCGCAGTCGCCGTCCTCGTGCGCGTGCTGTGGGCAACCGCCCTGCTGTACCTGCTCGGCATCGGTGTCGCCGAGGTTCTCGTCGAGGCGCAACTGGACGGCGGGCTGGGCCGTCCCACGATGACCGTCATCGTTGCCGCGGTGGGCTTCCTCATCGCCGCCGCCGCCGCTCTCGTGGGTTTCGGGCTCATCGCCCGACTCGGGGCCATCATCGCCCCGCTCGCGGGAATCCTCGTCGTCGGGCTCATCGTGCTCACCGCGCCGCTCGTCGATCTCGGCAACGCCCTGTCGATCCCCGACGGATCCTGGGCGCTGCTCGTCGGCGGATCCGTCTTGATTCTCAGCGCCATCGGGCTCGCGTGGGTGAGCAGCGGAGGCGACCTGGTCCGCTACCAGGCGCCCGGGGCCTCCGGAACGGCCGCCGCACTGTGGACCAGCCTTGGGGTCGCGGTCCCGGCATTCCTGCTGATCGGCTGGGGCGCGGTGCTCTCCGCATCGAACCCTCTGGTGCTGGAGGGACTCGTCGCCAATCCCGTCGACACGCTCGCGCGGCTGCTGCCCCTCTGGTACCCCGTGCCCCTGGCCCTCGCCGTCGCGTTGAGCCTCATCGCGGGCGCTGCGTTCAGCCTGTATTCCGGGGGTTTCGCCGTCCTCACGCTGGGCGCACCGGCCCCGCGCTGGCTGGGCGTGCTGATCGCCGCCGTGGTTGCTGCGGCTGCCCTGGTGGCTCTCATCCTCGCCGGTGGGGGAGTCGCGGGCCTCCTGCGTGACGCCCTCGTTGTATTGGCGGTGCCCGTCGCGGCCTGGGCGGGCATCGTCGGCACGGAGACTCTGCTGCGCCGTCGGCGCGTGTACGCCCCCTCGCTCCTGCAGCCGGGTGGTGTCTACCCGGCTGTTCGGTGGGTACCGCTCGCCGGGTTCGCCGTCACCGCGGCCCTCGGTCTGGGCTTCGTGACGGCGTCGACGTCGTGGCTCGCCTGGACCGGCTACCTATGGCCCCTTGTGCCACTGCCCACCGACAGCGCATGGGTCAATTCGGATGCGGGCGTCATTCTGGCTCTCCTTCTCGGCGCGCTCGTCGCGGCCATCAGCCTCCCCGGGCTGCGCCGTCTGCACGATGCCGAGGCCAGCGCGACCGCGTGA
- a CDS encoding DMT family transporter, whose amino-acid sequence MILAVWAVVLASALWGTTGTAATFLSSDVSPLATGSATMAIGGALLFAIAARPASRAIADPRARRWLLVGAIGVVVYPLAFYSSMSLAGVAIGNVVSLGSGPLFAALLEWRVTRRPLTRRWMLAAAISISGVVMLAAGGHGGDSPVNPDDVPAGVGLGLLAGAAYALYTFTSAEVIARGHSSRATMGAVFGLGAIPLTVVLVFTGAPLVQSLGNVSIIVYLALGPMFLAYVLFGIGLRRLRSSVVTVITLLEPLMATLLAVAVVGERLDLLGWCGLGVILIGVTLLSPARRPRLRPPRT is encoded by the coding sequence GTGATTCTTGCCGTTTGGGCCGTCGTTCTCGCCTCGGCGCTGTGGGGCACCACCGGCACGGCCGCGACGTTCCTCTCGAGCGACGTCAGCCCGCTCGCGACCGGCTCGGCGACCATGGCGATCGGCGGTGCGTTGCTCTTCGCCATCGCCGCTCGGCCCGCCTCTCGGGCGATCGCCGACCCGCGCGCCCGCCGCTGGCTGCTCGTCGGCGCGATCGGCGTCGTCGTCTATCCGCTCGCGTTTTACAGCTCGATGTCGCTCGCGGGTGTCGCGATCGGAAACGTCGTCTCCCTCGGCTCGGGGCCGCTGTTTGCTGCCCTGTTGGAGTGGCGCGTCACGCGACGACCGCTGACGCGCCGATGGATGCTCGCGGCCGCGATCTCGATCAGCGGCGTCGTCATGCTCGCGGCCGGTGGGCACGGCGGCGACTCACCCGTGAACCCTGACGACGTTCCGGCCGGAGTCGGGCTCGGACTGCTCGCGGGGGCCGCGTACGCCCTCTACACGTTCACCTCCGCCGAGGTGATCGCGCGCGGCCACAGCAGCCGAGCGACGATGGGTGCCGTCTTTGGGCTGGGCGCGATCCCGCTCACCGTGGTGCTCGTCTTCACCGGTGCCCCGCTTGTGCAGTCCCTCGGAAACGTGTCGATCATCGTTTACCTCGCGCTCGGTCCGATGTTTCTCGCGTACGTCCTCTTCGGTATCGGGTTGCGTCGCCTGCGCAGTTCCGTCGTGACCGTGATCACGCTGCTCGAGCCCCTCATGGCGACTCTCCTCGCGGTCGCGGTCGTGGGGGAGCGCCTCGACCTGCTCGGCTGGTGTGGCCTCGGGGTCATCCTCATCGGCGTAACCCTGCTTTCTCCGGCCCGTCGCCCCCGGTTGCGGCCCCCGCGCACCTAA